The Streptomyces cathayae DNA segment GATCGGGCACCGCGTCGCGAGCTACGACTACCCGTCCCGGTTCGTCCACTTCACGGCCGGGGTGGCCCTGCCGCTGGCCGCGGCGGCACCGGCGGTGTACGTCCTGGGACGCGTCGTCGGCTGACGGCGGGGACAGCACAAACAGCACGGACGGCGCACGGACGGCCGGCGGACCTGCGGCCCCTGTCACAGGTGATCGACAATCGCGGGGTTTCCCCGGTCGTGCGGGTTACCCTCGCGCAGGACGGCTGCCCGGCCGTCCGTGGGGGACTGCCGTCGAAAGCACCTAGGTGGGGGAACCAACCGCATGCGCGCACTGCGAATACTGCTGGTCGTCGTCGTGATTCTGGGCGGCATCTTCGTGATCGTGGACCGGGTCGCGGTCAGCTTCGCGGAGGGCGAGGTGGCCGACCGGCTCAAGTCGACGGAGAACCTCGCCACCGCTCCCGACGTGTCCATCAACGGTTTCCCCTTCCTCACCCAGGTCGCCGGCGGCACCCTCGACGAGGTGCAGATCGGCATCGAGGGCTACGAGGCCGCCACCGGCGACGGCGCGAAGAGCATCCGTATCGCCGACCTGCGCGCCGACATGACGGGCGTCGAGTTCTCCAGCGACTTCAGCTCCGCCACCGCAGCCGCCGCGACCGGCAGCGCGACCGTCGCCTACGACGAGCTGCTCAAGGCCGCCACGTCCGATTCCACGCAGGTGGCCCCCGGTGTCACCGCCGCCGTCGTCGGCCTCTCCGACGGCGGCAACGGGAAGATCAAGGTGACGGTGGAGGCCACCGTCCTCGGCACCAAGCTGCCCGAGCCGGTCTCCGTGCTCAGCTCCGTGACGGTCGTGGACGGCAACACCGTGCGGGTGCGGGCGGACGGGCTGCCGAAGTTCGGCGGCGTCACGCTCGCCGAGACGCAGGTGCGGGCGGTCACCGACTTCGAGCAGAAGATCAACGGCCTGCCCGGCGGCATCAAGCTGGACAAGGTCGAGGCGGCGGAGAGCGGTGTCCACATCACCGTGAAGGGTTCCGACGTCCGCCTGGCCGGGTAGGTGGCGAGCGGCGGGCTCCCGGGGTCCCCGATGAACCTCCGACGCCCCTGACGAATCCCCGTCGGACCCCCGTCGGACCTCAGACGTCCGACAGGCGAGACGAGGACGTCCGTAGAGCAGATGTGGCGGCGCACACGGCCCCGCCCGGGGTGCGCGGGGGCAGGCCCGGCGGTACAGTCATCCCACATCCCGGACAATCCTGTATCAGGATGTGACACATCGGTGACACGCCCGCCCTGCCCTCCCTACGATCGACGGCATGCAGTGTCAGACGAGCGTCCTCCGAGCGCGAGGACAAGCGGATCTCACGAAGCGGCGGGCAGTCGACCTGTGCCGCGTCGCCGCCATGCTCTGTCGACCTTTCTGAGCGGCCGCACCGCCGTCCGCGCTTACTGCTTTCCCGCTTCGCCCCGCCGAGGGGCGTCCGTGCCCCGGCCCCGCAGGGGTGCGCAGCCTCTCTACTCACATGCCCCGCCGCAACTGCCCCGGAGGAGACGGAACATGAGCCGCAACGACGTACTGGTCGACGCCGACTGGGTCCAGGAGCACCTGGACGACCCGACGATCGCCATCGTCGAGGTGGACGAGGACACCACCGCCTACGAGAAGAACCACATCAAGAACGCCATCCGGATCGACTGGACCAAGGACCTCCAGGACCCGGTCCGCCGTGACTTCGTCGACCAGGCGGGCTTCGAGAAGCTCCTGTCGGAGAAGGGCATCTCCAACGACCACACGGTCGTCCTCTACGGCGGCAACAACAACTGGTTCGCCGCGTACGCCTACTGGTACTTCAAGCTGTACGGCCACGAGAACGTCAAGCTCCTCGACGGCGGCCGCAAGAAGTGGGAGCTGGACGCCCGCGAGCTGGTCGCCGGCGACGAGGTGCCCGAGCGGGCGAAGACCGAGTACAAGGCCACGCCGCAGGACCTGTCCATCCGCGCCTTCCGCGACGAGGTCGTGGACGCCATCGGCACGCTGAACATCGTCGACGTGCGGTCGCCCGACGAGTTCTCCGGCAAGCTGAACGCCCCGGCGCACCTGCCGCAGGAGCAGGCGCAGCGTTCCGGCCACGTGCCGAGCTCCCGCAACATCCCGTGGTCCAAGAACGCCAACGACGACGGCACCTTCAAGTCCGACGAGGAGCTCAAGAAGCTCTACGAGGACGAGCAGATCGACCTGTCGAAGGACACCATCGCCCTGTGCCGCATCGGTGAGCGCTCCGCGCTGTCCTGGTTCGTGCTGCACGAGCTGCTGGGCGTGGAGAACGTCAAGAACTACGACGGCTCCTGGACCGAGTACGGCTCCCTCGTCGGCGTGCCGATCGAGCTCGGCGACGGCAAGTAAGCCCGGCCGGCCGACCCTTCCAGACCACTAGACCACTTCAGGAGTACGTCATGTGCGGTGCGAAGGCCGGTGGCCCGGACGCCTCGACGATCAAGCCCGGCGAGACCACCATCCAGGGTCAGGTGACCCGTGACGGCGAGCCGGTGACGGGCTACGTCCGTCTGCTGGACTCGACCGGAGAGTTCACGGCCGAGGTCCCGACCTCCGCCACCGGACAGTTCCGCTTCTACGCGGCCGAGGGCACCTGGACCGTCCGTGCCCTGGTGCCCGGCGGCAGCGCCGACCGCACGGTCGTCGCCCAGCAGGGCGGGCTGGCCGAGGTCGCCATCGCGGTGTGAGGGCCGGTCCCGCGGACCCGTCCGCGGGACCGGTGACGGCCGAAGGGCCGCATCCCCGGAACGGACGCCGGGATGCGGCCCTTCGTGCTGTTCGGTTCTACGCTGGAGACATGTACGCGCGCAGGCGTCATGTCTACTTCGTCATGATGGGGACGTGTATCACGCTGTTCGTCCTGGCCTGGAGCGTCGTGCGGCTGTGGTCGGTTCCGGTGGCCGTGGGCATGTGCGTGGTGGCCATGGTCATCCCGCCGGTCGCCGCGATGATCGCCAACCGGCGTGGCCCCGAGGACCGCTGGTGGGACGACCCCTCCGGCGATCCCCAGTCCGACGAATGGTGGGACGAACTGGACGGCAAGAAGGGACCGCGGCCGCCCCGGTGAGAGGCGGGCGGCGGATCCTCAGTACACGAGTGCCTGGGTGTCGTCCGCCAGCGCCTCCTGCACGAACACCTGCGCGCCCGCGATCCGTACGCCCTCGATGACGTCCTTCTCCGTGATGTCCCGGCGGGCCGCGCACTGCGTGCACAGGGTGAGGCGCCCACCCGCGACGATCGAGTCCAGCAGGTCGGGCAGCGGGGCCGCGTGCGGCAGCTCGAACTCCACGGCACGGCCCGGCAGCGCGAACCACGCGGACTCGCCGGTGAGCCACAGGGAGACGTCGACCCCGCTCGCCACGGCCACCGCCGCCACCGTGAACGCCTGCGAGCAGCGTTCGGGTGCGTCGGACCCCGCGGTCACCTTGATCACAAGCTTCTTCGCCATGGCTGAATCTTGACGTGCTCCCTGGACTGAAGTCCAGGGATTCCGGCCTGGCTCGTCCGAGCCTTCCGGGGGCTTCCTGCTTCACCGCGCTGTGCGGGCACGGGTGCCCGTCTGACCGGCGCTCCACAGGCGTTTGGTGTCTCCGCCCGTCCGGCGGCGACGATCCGGCGTCCCTCGA contains these protein-coding regions:
- a CDS encoding Ms5788A family Cys-rich leader peptide yields the protein MQCQTSVLRARGQADLTKRRAVDLCRVAAMLCRPF
- a CDS encoding DUF2993 domain-containing protein, coding for MRALRILLVVVVILGGIFVIVDRVAVSFAEGEVADRLKSTENLATAPDVSINGFPFLTQVAGGTLDEVQIGIEGYEAATGDGAKSIRIADLRADMTGVEFSSDFSSATAAAATGSATVAYDELLKAATSDSTQVAPGVTAAVVGLSDGGNGKIKVTVEATVLGTKLPEPVSVLSSVTVVDGNTVRVRADGLPKFGGVTLAETQVRAVTDFEQKINGLPGGIKLDKVEAAESGVHITVKGSDVRLAG
- a CDS encoding sulfurtransferase, yielding MSRNDVLVDADWVQEHLDDPTIAIVEVDEDTTAYEKNHIKNAIRIDWTKDLQDPVRRDFVDQAGFEKLLSEKGISNDHTVVLYGGNNNWFAAYAYWYFKLYGHENVKLLDGGRKKWELDARELVAGDEVPERAKTEYKATPQDLSIRAFRDEVVDAIGTLNIVDVRSPDEFSGKLNAPAHLPQEQAQRSGHVPSSRNIPWSKNANDDGTFKSDEELKKLYEDEQIDLSKDTIALCRIGERSALSWFVLHELLGVENVKNYDGSWTEYGSLVGVPIELGDGK
- a CDS encoding DsrE family protein encodes the protein MAKKLVIKVTAGSDAPERCSQAFTVAAVAVASGVDVSLWLTGESAWFALPGRAVEFELPHAAPLPDLLDSIVAGGRLTLCTQCAARRDITEKDVIEGVRIAGAQVFVQEALADDTQALVY
- a CDS encoding DUF3099 domain-containing protein; this translates as MYARRRHVYFVMMGTCITLFVLAWSVVRLWSVPVAVGMCVVAMVIPPVAAMIANRRGPEDRWWDDPSGDPQSDEWWDELDGKKGPRPPR
- a CDS encoding DUF1416 domain-containing protein; translated protein: MCGAKAGGPDASTIKPGETTIQGQVTRDGEPVTGYVRLLDSTGEFTAEVPTSATGQFRFYAAEGTWTVRALVPGGSADRTVVAQQGGLAEVAIAV